A window of Chloroflexota bacterium genomic DNA:
TCCGTTTTGATTTGCGGCGCGCGCTGCACACAAGACCTGTCAGGTTTCTAGAAACCTGACAGGTCTTGCGCTTTCAAACCTTCGCAAGGATGCTGTTTACGCTTGCTGTGATTTGATCTCCTTCTGCGCCAATCCTTCGAGGTGTGTGACCATGCTCGACGTGTCCCAGTCGCCGCGCCCGGCGTTCATCAGCGCGGTCATCATCTCGCGCACCTGCGCGGTGATCGGCAGTGACACGCCGTACTCTTTGCCCGCCGCCATCACAATATCCAGGTCTTTGCGATGCAAGCGCAAACGAAAACCTGGTTTGAAATTGTGGTCGAGCATCCGCTGTCCGTGAAATTCTAAACTGCGACTGTACGCCGAGCCGCCCAGCAACGCCTGACGCACTTTCGCCGGGTCAACGCCGGCTTTCGCGGCGAACACCAACGCTTCGGACACCGCTTCGATGTTGATCGAGGTGATGATTTGATTCGCGGCTTTGGTGATTTGTCCCGCGCCGGCATCACCCATCAACGTAATCGTCTTGCCGAGTTTCTGGAGAATGGGCAAGGCGCGTGCGAACGCGGCTTCCGTTCCGCCGACCATGATCGTTAACGTCGCGTTTTGCGCGCCAATATCGCCGCCGCTCACCGGCGCGTCGAGAAATTCGCAACCGCGCGCCGCCGCGTCTTGCGCGAGTTTACGCGCGGTGACCGGCGAAGTCGTACCCATATCCACGAACAGCATCCCAGGTCGCGCGCCGTCAAACACGCCGTCCTTGCCGGCGAACGCGTGCTCCACGTCCGGCGTGTCCGGCAAATTCGTGATGACCACGTCGCTGTTCTGCGCGATCTCTTTCGGCGAGGCGTACCATATTGCGCCCGCCGCGAGCAAATCTTCAACCTTGGCGCGTGTGCGCGTGAACAGGTTGAGCAAATAACCCGCGTTCATCAAATTGCGCGCCATTGGTTTGCCCATCGCGCCGAGACCGATAAAGCCAATGCGTTCCATCAATCCTCCAAAATAACGTAGAGGCGACGAATGCGTCGCCCCTACCGATTTAATGCCAATCGCTGTGGAACACGCCCTCTCTGTCGGTGCGAAGGTACGTGTGTGCGCCAAAGTAATCGCGCTGTGCCTGGGTCAGGTTCGCCGGCAACGTCGCGGTGCGGTACGCGTCGAGGTATGCGAGCGAACTCGACAGCGCGAGACACGGAATACCAAGCGACACCGCGGTCTGCACGACCAGGCGCAACGACGCTTGCCGACTCGCGACATCCGCGCGGAAACTTTCGTCCATGAGCAAGTTCGGCAAATCGGGATTGCGACGGAACGCATCGGTGATGCGATTGAGGAATTGCGCGCGAATGATGCAACCCCCGCGCCAAATCGCTGCGAGTTCGCCGAATTTCAAATCGTACTCGTACTCCTTGCTCGCCGCGCGCAACAACGCCATGCCTTGCGCGTACGAACAAATCTTTGCCGCGTACAACGCATTCCGCACCGCTTCGATCAATTCCTTGCGGTCGC
This region includes:
- a CDS encoding 2-hydroxy-3-oxopropionate reductase encodes the protein MERIGFIGLGAMGKPMARNLMNAGYLLNLFTRTRAKVEDLLAAGAIWYASPKEIAQNSDVVITNLPDTPDVEHAFAGKDGVFDGARPGMLFVDMGTTSPVTARKLAQDAAARGCEFLDAPVSGGDIGAQNATLTIMVGGTEAAFARALPILQKLGKTITLMGDAGAGQITKAANQIITSINIEAVSEALVFAAKAGVDPAKVRQALLGGSAYSRSLEFHGQRMLDHNFKPGFRLRLHRKDLDIVMAAGKEYGVSLPITAQVREMMTALMNAGRGDWDTSSMVTHLEGLAQKEIKSQQA